The stretch of DNA TCTGAAACCACAACTGGAACTTTTGCTGCAAAACTTTCCAAAGCGACAATGCCAAAAGGTTCATAGAGAGAGGGAAAAACAGCACAATCAGCAATGGTTTGAAACTTATCTAAATCATGGTCAGACATAAAACCTGTAAAGTAACAATGATCCCAAATGCCTAAATTCCAAGCTTGTTGTTTGAGATGATCGGTATTACCACCACCAATAATCACAAATTTAACGTGACCCCCCATTTCCCTGAGTACTTTTGGGGCAGCATTAAGTAAGACAAATACACCTTTTTCATAAGCCATGCGACCGACATAGTACACTATTTTTTGACGGTCTTCGGCAAAACGACGGCGAAAACTAACTCGATCAAAATTATCCGCTTGTAGTTTTTTTTCTGGACGAATGCCATTGTAGACAACATCGATTTTATCCCAAGGACATTGTAAAGCTCGTTCAACTTCATAACGCATATACTGACTACAAACAATTACCCGCCAAGCTTCGTAAGCGAGTTTTGTTTCTTTGCCGTGAATATATCTTTGTTCTTCAGTGTAAATTCCGTTGTAACGACCATACTCAGTCGCGTGAATGGTAGCTACTAAAGGAATTTTGAAAAGATGTTTGAGAGCGA from Stanieria cyanosphaera PCC 7437 encodes:
- a CDS encoding glycosyltransferase family 4 protein; protein product: MKILVLAWEFPPRIVGGIARHVAELYPEIANLGHEIHLLTVEFGSAPRYEIVDGVHIHRVSVAGSYDFFHWVVNMNESMGNHGGKLITEEGNFDLIHAHDWLVGDAAIALKHLFKIPLVATIHATEYGRYNGIYTEEQRYIHGKETKLAYEAWRVIVCSQYMRYEVERALQCPWDKIDVVYNGIRPEKKLQADNFDRVSFRRRFAEDRQKIVYYVGRMAYEKGVFVLLNAAPKVLREMGGHVKFVIIGGGNTDHLKQQAWNLGIWDHCYFTGFMSDHDLDKFQTIADCAVFPSLYEPFGIVALESFAAKVPVVVSDTGGLPEVVQHTKTGVVTYANNSNSLAWGILEVLKNPGYAQWLIDNAYQSLATRFCWKKLAVATEAVYGRILHERTQCTWE